The Dioscorea cayenensis subsp. rotundata cultivar TDr96_F1 chromosome 16, TDr96_F1_v2_PseudoChromosome.rev07_lg8_w22 25.fasta, whole genome shotgun sequence sequence gCCCGTAGGGTTCAACCGGGAACAATAGGGGAGCCGTCAGTATGGCCGACCAGATATCCCCATTGATCCGGGGTATTAAAAATCCGGTGTTAGCCGGTGACCCGAGCGGTTCAATCGGGAGCCAGTTGACCCCGTGCAGTCAATCGGTCACGATGTTTAATactgatatttaataatttattattattttctcattaaaaaaccacaaaatcatgtatatttattaatattaatttataatttataatcaataaatagaattacaatatatatatatatataccaacaaaaaattaacatttaaaaaaataaaaatatattaatgtattatgtaaatactttctaaaaaaatttaatttattaagaaaaataaaacaataaatgagtgtaattttattataaaaaaatataaaattaaaagtattctaattaaataaaaaaatataagaaaatttaaaacaaaataaaaaaactcaattgagatataagaattagtgaattaaatttcttatttatttttaacaaaaatcaaccaataaacaaagaaataaataaataacacggagaagtttgataattatatattaatatattaaatttgtaaatatttaaaaaatgtaaaaataaatgacaaaattagaaaactctactgtataaggtcatttatcaatttaaatatcaaatttgagtaggttttataatataattatggatttaatataatatttgcttattattaattattataatatttttttatatttaattattgaccccggttcaaccccggttcgacccggttgaacccattgacccctgacccctggacTTAGCCGGAttattgcccgggccgggtctgacaaccttgataaACTTGTAAATTTTCTCTCTGAAATTGTTATATACATAAgctcaaattaaatttattattattattcaataataAATGACAACTAGAGGAAAAAAATGttgatctaaaatattattaaagagtttattattattgctttgaGACTATGAAGTATAGAGGTTTTTTTGAATAGTTTCCTATTTTCAATAGTTTTTaatgaattgaaatttttttaaaatatatgaaaaatcataACAAACGATTATAAGCTGAAACCATTACCCACGTTTGTTTAGAAGACAAGTAATCCCTCAACCAAACaacttattataattaatttttttataaaatattaatattaataattattattattattattatttttaaaaaaaataaaattataatataaaaaatatagtttttattaatattattgaagCTCATCTAAAATTTCCCTCCAatctaaaatttcaaataaactcCCTCAATCCCACCACTTCCCAAACAAACACGATGTCATTAGTTAGTAGCTTTCAGAGTTTTCAGAGttcatatcattatttattttgaccttcaaataaaataaatcttttaattatatatatatatatatatattatcaattttaaaaatttcaacaaatctagaaatttttttttaaataaaaaaaattagacaagTCATCTCAAACACACATCTCAAATCCTCAACcgtacttaaaaaaaaaaaagtcaaacttTCGGCATAGTAGTTACTCACACTGTTACTCGTCCATTAcgatcataatttttaaatccttaatataaatatcccaaaataatataaataaatttatttaatcataaaGTTTCAAAATAACATAATGAACCACTACTAGTACTAAAAAGCATCcttatcatcaacatcatccatacaattatcataatacccttttcctctttttctagAATACTTCAGACACTATCCCTATCGATATATATCTTTAACTAACTcgaactaatttttttaattcatataaattaaataatatgagtaaataaaaataacgaAAGACAATAAATTTTTTCCTTGACTACAAATAtctcaaaataaacaaaaattaataatataacaataaatttatttaattataaaattttaaaatagcatATAATGAACCACTActaaaaaagtaaaacaaacaacctcatcatcatcatcgataCAATTACATAAtaccttttctctctttctagaACATTTTAGACACCATTtccaattataaatatattaactaaCTTCAaccgtttttttttaattatataaattaaataaaataaacaaataaaaataaccaaaaaaaattaacttttttttccttaatacaAATattctactatatatatataattatagaattttaaaataacatataatcaACCACtactaaaaaaagtaaaaaaaaaaaaacccttatcatcatcatccataCAATTACCATAATACCCTTTCTACCTTTCTAGAAACACTATTTTcatctataaatatattaactaacttcaactgatttttttaaattcatataaattaaataaaataaacaaataaaaataacccaaaaaaagtaacttttttttttccttaatacaAATAttccactatatatatataattataaaattttaaaataacatatataatcaACCACtactaaaaaaaggaaaaaggcaacctcatcatcatcacaatTACCATAATACCCTTCATCTCTTTCTAGAACACTTCGAACATCATCCCTTTCCTCCGCGTTTCGCCGCACCTTCCCaccatctctctctctatatatatatatacacacatccCAAAATCCCTTCATTCAAACCCTAAAAATCCCCAAATCCCTCAATGGACTACGATTTCTCCACATCCCAATCCCAATCCCAATCTCAATCCCAATCTCTCAAGCTAAAGGTCCGATCTTTCCTCTGCTTCTCCTGCTGCTTCCGCGAAGACTCCGACGACGCTCCCACAACCACCTCAACATCTCTCCTCCGATCCTCCTCCGCATGGGTTCGTTCAACAGCACCGGAGATCGCCGATCGCTGCCGATCCTTGGCTTCTCGGATCCACAGGCAACGCCGTCGCTCCGTCGATTTCACTTACGATCCTCTCGATTATGCCCTCAATTTCGATGATGGCTTTGATGCCGCTGCAGCTGGCGATGGGGGTGTTTCCTTTGATGGTTTCAAGTATCGTAGCTTCTCTTCTCGCCTCCCTGCTTCGCCGCCGGTGACCCTCGCCGTTGCTGCGATGAAGTGATCTCTCGATCCATTGTCttggttttgaattttgatttatttgtttgtttttttttttcgtttaaaCCCCTGTATgatagtttaattatatatatggctttggatatttattatttacatgtGTTTCtttgacttatttttttttttaattggaaaatttaattttttatatttttttattggttttgtttataaaatttaagaaatatttAGATTATATACACATTTGGCCAATTATTTGGCCAATTGGTGAATAGTATATAATAGCTATATTCTATTTGACccactttattttattactcaCATGATAACtaatcctataaaaaaaaaagtaaaagtaagGATGAAAATAAgtatgataaaattaaaaaaaaattatttatttatttatttttaatgtacttCGTTTCTCTTCATTTATTCAATATTccattctattattttcttttgattgttgaACCGAAACCGAAAGGCTTGGAAAGCGATCGAAGAGTTTCTCCAtcaatctcctaaattttttattattactatgtTTAAGTTTCTCTAGTcggttttttttctaattaattttaatgtgaAAAAGACTCgtatttgctatatatatatatatacggatAATAggttattatgtattttttaataatttaatagaaactaataaatataacGATAAGTATATTATAAGGAATACTtccaaaaataatcaatttaataggataacaaaatattatttgattatttatttaatgtacaTCAAACACATGTAAGATATTATCATGCACATATTCTTTCCTACCTTATTCATCCCTCATATAATATCAGTGGTTCACTAAACatgccatattatttatttatatatttaataattaaaaaaatcatagagaATACTCTTTTAATCAACTTGATCATGACTAGTCTttccaatttaaaaattttattaaaatagaaagaaattttaattttaatttaacttaaattaaatgaattccaatttaaaaattttatatcaaataCCTTGCCGtccatcataattttttttaaatataatttatatttcaaaattctaCATCACCAAATACAGAAAATCCAAAACACTGGTTATATTAAGGCTCTCCCATGTATTTGGGTTATTAAGGAATTAAAATTACTTTACCAAATCAAGTGTTTGTTTGGATGCGTTTACAAATTTAGACATAATTCCAAGTTTTCGACTAGCcaaaaatctattattattgttcttaGTAATATGGCAAAGATttctttataaaacaaaatctaaTGTAATATGAAATCCAGCATTTTAAATACATCTACCCAAACATCTTGACATTTCCtgcattttcaaatatataatttacaaatatattataatatcgAATCCATTCCATTTCTAATCACATCTAACCAAATTATAgctaagaaaaattaaatatagccTTATAGTGAGAATTCTTGAaatcaaaatagaaagaaaagaatagttcccataaaaaaaaaatcaaactatttgaatttaattttccTCTTATATAGATCTCTAGTAAAATAGATTATgtatcatttaaaatatatatatatatatatatatttcatatcaattaatacaaaaattttaaaactaaatatttattttaaaatattaaaaacaaaaatcaaacacttgttttgattattgaatttacaaaataaaatctagaataatatttatcattaaaatacaTTTTTGTTTCATTCAAAATAGCAAACAAAAGTTAAgtattcaaaatcaaaatataatattatcatcAAACCATTTCCCATttcattgaaaaccaaaaattcaAACAGCATTGtccaaacaattaatttttacaatcatacttaatttttttttttttaaattcttgtgTTCGTTAActcataattttcaaattcTCAACTTTCAAAGAGTATAATatgtaacaaaattaaaaaaaatatatataaatatctaattGTGACGTCATCGACAGTTACAGACCTCGTACTTCGAATCGAAGTATGAcaataaaattactaaattacccTTCCATCACTTCAAAAACCCTCCCCCACGACCttctctctcattctctctcgCTCTCGCTCTCGCTATCAGAGATGGAACCTCACCGGAGATCCGGCGATCCACCGGCATCGTGGCCAACGAAGCCAAAGCTTCGAGCCTCCACCTTCTTCTCCTGCTGCTTTCGCGGGGCCACCACCAGCGCGAAAGCGGATGACCACCCCACGACTTCGCTGATCCGATCGTCGTTCACCTGGCTCCGATCAGTGGTTCCAGATATCGGAGATCGGTGCTGGAGCATCATATCAAGATTCCGGAGATCGCGACGGCGTTACGGCGAATTCAGGTACGATCCGCTCGACTACGCTCTAAACTTCGACGATGGTGACGATAACAACGGCGGCGACGGCGGAGGCCTTGTGTTCCTGGCCGATGGGTTTCGGTGCCAGGATTTCATGTCCAGGCTTCCGAATTCTCCAGTGCTGCCGCCAAGTAGATAGCAATGCTAGGGTTTTGGCTATACATCTTCGGATCTGGtgttagggtttgattgatccTTTGTTTTATGCGCTTTTTTTGATTGCAAGATTATCACCATCTCGATCTCTTGAAGATGAGATTGGCTGAATTTCTCAATCATCGCAACCaatttaggtttagggtttttttttttgaaaattttcttcttttttttttatttgtaaaaaataagaGTTTGGGTTTCAATTAAGGCATTGGGTTATGAGCGAAGGCTCGTctcatggaaaatgaaaaataaataaataaataaaaagcttcATTTTTTGCAAGTGTGGATATaagaactttttattttattttttttatttttaattttaaaatgttgtttttaatcTGACCTTAAAAAAAGGAGACCGAGTCTAGGCttctttattaaattatatatatatatatatatcaataaagaaaatttagttaagaaatatatatacaaatttaattaaatttaccgatattttatttagtttttatttttttaaatttatgttaatgtaaaatatcatgaaatttaataaaatgagttatatgtttaatatgtagattatatattttaaattccaTTCTTGTTGGATGCTGATGATc is a genomic window containing:
- the LOC120278450 gene encoding uncharacterized protein LOC120278450 gives rise to the protein MDYDFSTSQSQSQSQSQSLKLKVRSFLCFSCCFREDSDDAPTTTSTSLLRSSSAWVRSTAPEIADRCRSLASRIHRQRRRSVDFTYDPLDYALNFDDGFDAAAAGDGGVSFDGFKYRSFSSRLPASPPVTLAVAAMK
- the LOC120279500 gene encoding uncharacterized protein LOC120279500: MEPHRRSGDPPASWPTKPKLRASTFFSCCFRGATTSAKADDHPTTSLIRSSFTWLRSVVPDIGDRCWSIISRFRRSRRRYGEFRYDPLDYALNFDDGDDNNGGDGGGLVFLADGFRCQDFMSRLPNSPVLPPSR